In Penaeus monodon isolate SGIC_2016 chromosome 43, NSTDA_Pmon_1, whole genome shotgun sequence, one DNA window encodes the following:
- the LOC119568239 gene encoding CDP-diacylglycerol--inositol 3-phosphatidyltransferase-like, producing the protein MAENIFLFVPNLIGYGRIILALLSFYYMPHNHVMAAAMYLLSGFLDAFDGHAARLLNQGTKFGAMLDQLTDRCGTMCLLVTLSHFYPDYMFFFQLSMAIDIACHWLHLHTTVMAGRTSHKSQEANTNPILRIYYTSRTVLFFMCAGNELFYASLYLLHFTEGPIFAGMGLWRALSYGLLPVAILKLVLALMQGYEAAIALGGIDVRERQEAASKNK; encoded by the exons ATGGCGGAGAACATCTTCCTCTTCGTACCTAATCTGATCG GGTATGGCCGCATCATCCTGGCTCTCTTGTCGTTCTACTACATGCCGCACAACCACGTCATGGCTGCGGCAATGTATCTCTTGTCGGGATTTTTAGATGCCTTTGATGGACATGCAGCCAGGTTGCTCAACCAAG GCACCAAGTTCGGAGCAATGTTGGATCAGCTGACAGATCGCTGTGGCACCATGTGCTTGCTGGTGACACTGAGCCACTTCTACCCAGATTACATGTTCTTCTTCCAGCTCTCCATGGCCATAGATATTGCCTGTCACTGGCTGCATCTGCACAC GACTGTCATGGCTGGACGCACAAGTCACAAATCCCAGGAGGCCAACACCAACCCCATTCTCCGCATCTACTACACCTCCCGCACTGTCCTTTTCTTCATGTGCGCAGGAAATGAGCTGTTTTACgcatctctctacctcctccactTCACAGAAGGCCCCATCTTTGCCGGAATGGGACTCTGGAGGGCTTTGTCATATGGTCTCTTGCCAGTGGCCATTCTGAAGCTGGTTTTAGCTCTTATGCAAGGCTATGAGGCGGCCATCGCCTTGGGCGGCATTGACGTGCGGGAGAGGCAGGAGGCTGCAAGCAAGAACAAGTAA